The stretch of DNA GCCCGGTACCGTAGATGCGATGCCTACAAGCACACCAATGAAAAATTTCTTGACGGCAGGTACCGGGGACTTCATAAAGGGAGATATTAGACGTGGTATTAATTATTAGAGTATAGACGATTTGTCTAATCGTTACATAGAGAAGGTATGACCAAAATGCACTACGCCGACTACAAAACGATCCTCTCCCCCAACAACGGGATGAATATATACAGGGGATGCACACACGGCTGCATATACTGCGACAGCCGCAGCGCCTGCTACCGCATGGATCATGATTTTGAGGACATAGAGGTAAAGCGCAACGCCCCGCAGATCCTCGAATCCCAATTGAAAAGGAAAAGGAACAAATGCATGATCGGCACGGGAGCGATGTGCGACCCGTACATCCATCTGGAGGAAGATCTGCAGATGACCAGACAATGCCTTTCCGTGATCGAGAAATATGGTTTCGGCGTCTCCGTCTTAACGAAATCCTCCCGCATACTGCGCGACACGGACCTCCTGAAATCGATCAACGAGAAGGCCAAATGCGTGGTGCAGGTCACCCTTACAACATACGACGAGGAATTATGCCGAAAGATAGAACCCAACGTTTCCACAACCTTTGAACGCTTCCGAGTCTTAAAAACTATGAGAGAAGCCGGAATACCTACAGTTGTCTGGCTATGTCCCATACTTCCGTTCATAAATGACTCTGAGGAGAACCTTCGGGGGCTGCTCGATTACTGTATTGAAGCAAAGGTCCGCGGAATATTGTGTTTCGGTTTCGGCGTGACATTGAGAGAGGGCGACAGAGAATACTTCTATCATTCGATCGACAGACTCTTCCCCGGCGTGAAGCAGAAGTACATTGATCGTTTCGGGGATTCGTACGTTTGCAACAGCCCCAACAACGCCCGGCTGACGGATATCTTTATAGACGTCTGCAAAGAGCACAATATGCTCTATAAAATGGACGAGGTGCTCGAATATCTGCGAAGATTTGAAACGAAAAGCAGGCAATCGTCCTTATCCGATCACATACTCGGCGATCCGCCCTCCGAGCACGATTGAACATCACCCCATATTGATCGTATGGTAAGAGCCCATATTCTTGAAGAAGCTCGTTTTTCTCTTTATCATGGTAAGCGCGTCGGAAACGTCGGAAGTGTTCTCGTATCCGGAGATCTCGATAAAGAACACATATT from Candidatus Methanoplasma cognatum encodes:
- a CDS encoding radical SAM protein, which gives rise to MTKMHYADYKTILSPNNGMNIYRGCTHGCIYCDSRSACYRMDHDFEDIEVKRNAPQILESQLKRKRNKCMIGTGAMCDPYIHLEEDLQMTRQCLSVIEKYGFGVSVLTKSSRILRDTDLLKSINEKAKCVVQVTLTTYDEELCRKIEPNVSTTFERFRVLKTMREAGIPTVVWLCPILPFINDSEENLRGLLDYCIEAKVRGILCFGFGVTLREGDREYFYHSIDRLFPGVKQKYIDRFGDSYVCNSPNNARLTDIFIDVCKEHNMLYKMDEVLEYLRRFETKSRQSSLSDHILGDPPSEHD